The proteins below come from a single Arthrobacter sp. B1I2 genomic window:
- the prfB gene encoding peptide chain release factor 2 has product MANIDFSAEIRALRATYESIERVSEVEALKEDIAELSERAGEPNLWDDPAAAQKITSRLSHRQSELERLTNLQSRIDDLEVLVELGQDEDDADSMGEAAAELESIKKALKDLEVVTLLSGEFDEREAVVSIRAGAGGVDAADFAEMLLRMYLRWAERHGYPTTIMDTSYAEEAGLKSATFEVKAPYAFGTLSVEAGTHRLVRISPFDNQGRRQTSFAAVEVIPLIEQTDSIEIPDNEIRVDVFRSSGPGGQSVNTTDSAVRLTHIPTGTVVSMQNEKSQLQNRAAAMRVLQSRLLLLKKEQEDAEKKAMAGDVKASWGDQMRSYVLNPYQMVKDLRTEHEVGNTSAVFDGEIDDFIDAGIRWRTDNRNAEK; this is encoded by the coding sequence ATGGCCAATATTGATTTTTCCGCTGAAATACGTGCACTCCGCGCCACCTACGAGTCCATCGAACGCGTTAGCGAAGTAGAAGCACTCAAGGAAGACATCGCCGAACTCAGCGAGCGGGCAGGGGAGCCGAACCTGTGGGACGACCCCGCGGCAGCGCAGAAGATCACCTCACGGCTCTCCCACCGCCAGTCCGAACTGGAGCGACTCACCAACCTGCAGTCCCGGATCGACGATCTCGAAGTCCTGGTGGAGCTGGGACAGGACGAGGACGATGCCGACTCGATGGGGGAGGCAGCGGCAGAACTCGAGTCCATCAAAAAAGCCCTGAAGGACCTGGAAGTGGTGACGCTGCTCTCCGGTGAGTTCGACGAGCGCGAGGCCGTGGTTTCCATCCGCGCCGGTGCCGGCGGCGTCGACGCCGCGGACTTCGCCGAGATGCTTCTGCGGATGTACCTGCGCTGGGCCGAGCGCCACGGGTATCCGACGACTATCATGGACACCTCTTATGCGGAGGAAGCCGGGCTGAAGTCGGCCACCTTTGAGGTGAAGGCGCCCTATGCCTTCGGCACCCTCAGTGTGGAAGCCGGCACCCACCGCCTGGTCAGGATCAGCCCCTTCGACAACCAGGGCCGCCGCCAGACGTCCTTCGCGGCCGTTGAAGTCATTCCGCTGATCGAACAGACCGATTCAATCGAAATCCCGGACAACGAAATCAGGGTGGACGTGTTCCGCTCGTCGGGCCCCGGCGGCCAGTCGGTCAACACCACAGACTCTGCCGTCCGCCTCACCCACATCCCCACTGGCACCGTAGTGTCCATGCAGAACGAAAAGTCGCAGCTGCAGAACCGCGCCGCCGCCATGCGCGTGCTCCAGTCCCGGCTCCTGCTGCTTAAGAAGGAACAGGAAGATGCGGAAAAGAAGGCGATGGCCGGCGATGTCAAGGCCTCCTGGGGCGACCAGATGCGCTCCTACGTCCTCAATCCGTATCAGATGGTCAAGGATCTGCGCACCGAACACGAAGTGGGCAACACCTCCGCGGTGTTCGACGGCGAGATCGACGACTTCATCGACGCGGGCATCCGCTGGCGGACGGACAACCGCAACGCCGAAAAGTAG
- the ftsE gene encoding cell division ATP-binding protein FtsE, translating to MIRFENVTKVYDQKARPALDSVNLEIDRGEFAFLVGASGSGKSTFLRLVLKEDRATSGAVYVAGQDVAKISSWRVPRLRRGIGVVFQDFRLLPQKNVFANVAFAMQVIGKSRSVIRDTVPEVLKTVGLEGKEHRMPHELSGGEQQRVAIARAVVNRPGILLADEPTGNLDPTTSMGIMGVLDKINQNGTTVVMATHDDDIVNEMRKRVVELKNGVVIRDEARALYTSMIPVVGQSRRLKDASGRETSDDGLPGTGAEGEAQR from the coding sequence ATGATCCGATTCGAAAATGTCACCAAGGTCTACGACCAGAAAGCCCGGCCTGCGCTGGACTCCGTCAACCTTGAGATTGACCGCGGCGAATTCGCCTTCCTCGTCGGCGCATCAGGCTCCGGCAAGTCCACCTTCCTCCGGCTGGTGCTGAAGGAAGACCGCGCCACCTCCGGGGCCGTCTACGTCGCCGGCCAGGACGTCGCCAAGATTTCCAGCTGGCGTGTTCCGCGCCTCCGCCGGGGCATCGGCGTCGTCTTCCAGGACTTCCGCCTCCTGCCACAGAAGAACGTGTTCGCCAACGTTGCGTTCGCCATGCAGGTCATCGGCAAGAGCCGCAGCGTCATCCGCGACACCGTCCCCGAGGTCCTCAAGACCGTAGGCCTCGAAGGCAAGGAACACCGCATGCCGCACGAGCTTTCCGGCGGCGAGCAGCAGCGCGTTGCCATCGCACGTGCTGTGGTCAACCGTCCCGGGATCCTCCTCGCGGACGAACCCACCGGAAACCTGGACCCCACCACATCCATGGGAATCATGGGCGTGCTGGACAAGATCAACCAGAACGGAACCACGGTGGTCATGGCCACGCACGACGACGACATCGTCAACGAGATGCGCAAGCGGGTGGTCGAACTCAAGAACGGCGTGGTGATCCGCGACGAAGCCAGGGCCTTGTACACCTCGATGATTCCCGTCGTCGGCCAGTCCAGGCGCCTTAAGGACGCCAGTGGCAGGGAAACGTCCGACGACGGTCTTCCGGGCACGGGCGCAGAAGGCGAGGCCCAGCGGTGA
- the ftsX gene encoding permease-like cell division protein FtsX, producing MRLAFILSEIGSGLRRNLSMVVSVILVTFVSLTFVGAAGMLQMQINQMKGYWYDKVQVAIFLCSEGSTAPGCASGPVTPEQQQGLNALLESPAVVQYINDFQFESKDEAYKHFKDQFSNSPIVDSVTPDQLPASFRINMKDPEKYQIISETFSSQPGVETVIDQRQLLERLFSVMNGASLVAVGIAGVMIVCAILLIATTIRLSAFSRRRETGIMRLVGASKTVIQLPFILEGVIAAVIGAALASGTLWAVAHFFLGDYMSRQYPDTAFISSGQTLILAPALLILGGSLAGISSLLTLRRYLRV from the coding sequence GTGAGGCTCGCTTTCATCCTGTCGGAGATCGGCAGCGGCCTGCGCCGCAACCTTTCCATGGTGGTATCGGTCATCCTGGTGACATTTGTGTCGCTCACCTTCGTGGGTGCGGCCGGGATGCTGCAGATGCAGATCAACCAGATGAAGGGCTACTGGTATGACAAGGTCCAGGTGGCCATCTTCCTCTGCAGTGAGGGTTCGACGGCGCCGGGTTGCGCGTCCGGGCCGGTCACCCCTGAGCAGCAACAGGGGCTGAACGCACTCCTCGAATCCCCGGCTGTGGTGCAGTACATCAACGACTTCCAGTTCGAGTCCAAAGATGAGGCCTACAAGCACTTTAAGGACCAGTTCTCCAACTCGCCGATCGTCGATTCCGTGACGCCGGACCAGCTGCCGGCGTCCTTCCGGATCAACATGAAGGATCCCGAGAAGTACCAGATCATCAGCGAGACGTTCTCCTCCCAGCCGGGAGTGGAAACGGTGATTGACCAGCGCCAGCTCCTCGAACGCCTCTTCTCGGTGATGAACGGGGCCTCCCTGGTGGCAGTCGGCATCGCCGGTGTGATGATCGTCTGCGCGATCCTGCTGATTGCCACCACCATCAGGCTCTCGGCGTTCAGCAGGCGCCGGGAGACCGGAATCATGCGGCTTGTCGGCGCCTCCAAAACCGTGATCCAGCTGCCGTTCATCCTTGAAGGCGTCATAGCAGCAGTCATCGGGGCTGCCCTGGCTTCGGGAACTCTGTGGGCAGTAGCGCATTTCTTCCTGGGCGACTACATGTCCCGCCAGTATCCCGATACGGCGTTCATCTCATCGGGACAGACCCTGATCCTCGCGCCGGCGCTGCTGATCCTTGGCGGATCCTTGGCTGGAATTTCGTCTCTCTTGACCTTACGTAGATATTTGCGCGTTTAG
- a CDS encoding M23 family metallopeptidase has product MNVTDQALPRPRHSRGRTAARRLGLVSGVLTVILSAGMALATPVAFADDLEDRKTALEAEAARVQASLEFVDSRIAKAAGDLVIFQGQLPGAQQALLEAQGRVAGAVKEVEALSARVDMAQQNKAKITQQLETDKQKIADTKKLIGQIATQAYKSGGVPSNLSLFFGSNSGSSLTETMDLADQAMRSQNAAMDKLSQQNATNVNSQARLQAVEAEIKDLKAKADAALEREKAARDEAAAKKAQVDQLIADTTRLDAELQAAKPGIQAQLAGVQANQNQVANEIAERDRRAREAWEAEQRRKAAAAAAAAAAAAAAANRPAPPAPPYVPPVAGPPSAFGLRHPFDGGIPITSGFGYRSTPPGTIDFYGTGGYMHTGIDFGAACGTPVYAAAAGEVFSSGWNSADGGGWRVKIDHGVVQGNSLTTIYYHNSSIMVSNGQRVSQGQLIAYSGSTGNSTGCHAHFETWLNAAAVDPMGLL; this is encoded by the coding sequence ATGAACGTAACTGATCAAGCCCTGCCCCGCCCCCGGCACAGCCGAGGGCGGACCGCTGCCCGCCGTCTGGGACTGGTCAGCGGCGTGCTCACTGTCATCCTTTCCGCCGGTATGGCCCTGGCCACGCCCGTCGCCTTCGCAGACGACCTCGAAGACCGCAAAACCGCGCTCGAAGCCGAGGCCGCCCGTGTCCAGGCGTCCCTTGAGTTTGTCGACTCCCGGATCGCCAAGGCGGCCGGGGACCTGGTGATCTTCCAGGGCCAGTTGCCGGGTGCCCAGCAGGCGCTGCTCGAGGCCCAGGGTAGGGTAGCCGGCGCCGTCAAGGAAGTCGAAGCCCTGTCGGCACGCGTGGACATGGCCCAACAGAACAAGGCCAAGATCACCCAGCAGCTGGAAACGGACAAGCAAAAGATCGCCGACACCAAGAAGCTGATCGGGCAGATCGCCACCCAGGCTTATAAATCCGGCGGCGTTCCGTCCAACCTGTCGCTGTTCTTTGGATCCAACAGCGGCAGCAGCCTGACCGAAACCATGGACCTTGCGGACCAGGCCATGCGCAGCCAGAACGCGGCCATGGACAAGCTCAGCCAGCAAAACGCCACCAACGTCAACTCCCAGGCCCGCCTTCAGGCCGTTGAAGCGGAAATCAAGGACCTCAAAGCCAAGGCGGACGCCGCCCTGGAACGGGAAAAAGCCGCACGCGACGAAGCCGCCGCCAAAAAAGCGCAGGTTGACCAGCTGATCGCGGACACCACCCGCCTCGACGCTGAGCTCCAGGCGGCCAAGCCCGGGATCCAAGCGCAGCTCGCCGGCGTCCAGGCCAACCAGAACCAGGTAGCCAACGAGATCGCCGAACGCGACCGTAGGGCCCGCGAGGCATGGGAAGCCGAGCAGCGCAGGAAGGCTGCGGCCGCTGCTGCAGCCGCAGCCGCGGCGGCAGCTGCCGCCAACCGCCCGGCCCCGCCGGCCCCGCCGTACGTTCCGCCCGTCGCGGGGCCGCCGTCGGCCTTTGGCCTCCGTCACCCCTTCGACGGCGGCATCCCCATCACTTCCGGCTTTGGCTACCGCAGCACTCCGCCGGGAACGATCGACTTCTACGGTACCGGCGGATACATGCACACCGGCATCGACTTCGGCGCCGCCTGCGGCACCCCGGTGTACGCTGCAGCTGCCGGCGAAGTCTTCAGCTCGGGCTGGAACTCCGCCGACGGCGGCGGCTGGCGCGTCAAGATTGATCACGGCGTGGTGCAGGGCAACAGCCTGACCACCATCTACTACCACAACTCCAGCATCATGGTCTCGAATGGACAAAGGGTCTCTCAGGGCCAGCTCATTGCCTACTCCGGCAGCACGGGCAACTCCACAGGTTGCCACGCCCACTTCGAAACCTGGCTCAACGCCGCCGCCGTCGACCCGATGGGGCTGCTGTAG
- the smpB gene encoding SsrA-binding protein SmpB: MPKESGRKVVATNRKARHDYHVLDTYEAGIALMGTEVKSLREGHASMVDGFCTFYNDELWMEAIHIPEYNQGSWTNHAARRRRKLLLHREELIKISHKVRESGYTIVPLQLYFVDGRAKVEIGVARGKREYDKRQTLREQQDNREAQREMRERNRRR; encoded by the coding sequence GTGCCGAAAGAAAGTGGCCGTAAGGTGGTGGCCACCAACCGCAAGGCCCGGCACGACTATCACGTGCTGGACACCTACGAGGCCGGCATCGCGCTGATGGGCACCGAAGTGAAGTCCCTGCGCGAGGGCCACGCCTCCATGGTGGACGGATTCTGCACGTTCTACAACGACGAGTTGTGGATGGAAGCCATCCACATTCCCGAGTACAACCAGGGCAGTTGGACCAATCACGCTGCACGCCGCCGCCGCAAGCTGCTGCTTCACCGGGAAGAACTCATCAAGATCTCCCACAAAGTGCGGGAGTCCGGCTACACCATTGTTCCGCTCCAGCTGTACTTCGTGGACGGCCGGGCCAAGGTCGAAATCGGCGTGGCCCGCGGCAAGCGCGAATACGACAAACGGCAGACGCTGCGGGAGCAGCAGGACAACCGTGAAGCCCAGCGCGAGATGCGCGAACGCAACCGGCGGCGCTAG
- a CDS encoding pyridoxamine 5'-phosphate oxidase family protein, whose amino-acid sequence MHNDPPQTPTEVLDAGTCWDLLRGVSVGHLAVLVNGYPEVFPVNYKVDQQSLLFRTGEGTKLRAAGGPLAVALEADGHDDAKAWSVLVKGRAVILEPSEELLTGAGLTLFPWQAGEKDHYVRIVPTSVTGRRFTITSPLTWWNHVGTAH is encoded by the coding sequence ATGCACAACGACCCTCCGCAAACGCCCACGGAAGTCCTGGATGCCGGAACGTGCTGGGACCTCCTCCGCGGGGTGTCCGTCGGCCATTTGGCCGTGCTGGTGAACGGGTATCCGGAGGTCTTCCCGGTCAATTACAAGGTCGACCAACAGTCCCTGCTCTTCCGTACGGGTGAAGGCACCAAACTCCGGGCAGCCGGGGGACCACTCGCCGTCGCCCTGGAAGCCGACGGCCATGATGACGCCAAAGCATGGAGCGTTCTGGTCAAAGGCAGGGCCGTCATCCTGGAGCCCTCGGAGGAACTGTTGACGGGCGCAGGGCTTACGCTTTTTCCCTGGCAGGCCGGTGAGAAGGACCACTACGTCCGGATCGTTCCCACCTCCGTGACCGGACGGCGCTTCACCATCACGTCGCCCCTGACGTGGTGGAACCATGTTGGCACGGCCCACTGA